From the Gramella sp. Hel_I_59 genome, one window contains:
- a CDS encoding DUF779 domain-containing protein, translated as MINRVDITEEAISVIDKLKERYGDLMFHQSGGCCDGSSPMCLEKGDLLLNENDVWLGTVHGCEFFMGKDQFEYWKHTHLTVDVTKGRGSSFSLEIPLGLRFIIKSRLFREDEVSNLREIKFGEDFIA; from the coding sequence ATGATAAATCGGGTAGATATAACAGAAGAAGCTATTAGTGTCATCGATAAATTGAAAGAGCGATACGGAGACTTGATGTTTCACCAAAGCGGAGGATGTTGCGATGGTTCCTCTCCTATGTGTCTGGAAAAAGGAGATCTGCTTCTTAATGAAAATGATGTCTGGTTAGGTACCGTACATGGATGTGAATTCTTTATGGGCAAAGATCAATTTGAATATTGGAAACATACGCATCTTACTGTTGATGTCACGAAAGGCAGAGGCTCCAGTTTTTCACTAGAAATTCCTTTAGGCTTGAGATTTATAATTAAATCCAGATTGTTCAGAGAAGATGAAGTTTCAAATCTACGTGAGATCAAATTCGGAGAAGATTTTATTGCCTAG
- a CDS encoding aldehyde dehydrogenase family protein, whose translation MSTTQTTEKKGIQKPEFKDTYDNFIGGKWTAPVKGEYFESISPVDGNSFTKVARSTEDDVNKAIDAAWDAAKEWNKSAAAYRSNLLLKIADVMENNLEDLARAETWDNGKAVRETLAADLPLAVDHFRYFAGVIRAEEGSVAELDSNTVCVNVTEPLGVVGQIIPWNFPILMAAWKLAPALAAGNCVVLKPAEQTPVGIMVWMELIQDILPAGVLNIVNGFGAEAGKPLASSPRIDKVAFTGETTTGQLIMQYASKNITPVTLELGGKSPNVFFESIMEADDDFFDKCIEGAVMFALNQGEVCTCPSRLLVQESIYDQFIERVIERTKAIKLGHPLDPETMMGAQASNDQYEKILNYIKIGKEEGCEVLTGGDAAYNEGLDGGYYVQPTILKGNNKMRVFQEEIFGPVLCVTTFKDEAEAIEISNDTLYGLGAGVWTRDMHQAYQISRAIQAGRVWVNNYHNYPAHAPFGGYKKSGIGRENHKMMLNHYRQTKNMLISYDKKAMGFF comes from the coding sequence TTACGATAACTTCATTGGAGGAAAATGGACCGCTCCGGTAAAAGGTGAGTACTTTGAAAGTATTTCTCCAGTAGACGGGAATAGTTTTACAAAGGTAGCGAGATCCACAGAAGACGACGTTAATAAAGCGATAGATGCAGCCTGGGACGCCGCAAAAGAATGGAATAAATCTGCAGCAGCTTATAGAAGTAACCTATTGTTGAAAATAGCAGATGTAATGGAAAACAACCTCGAAGATCTGGCCAGAGCAGAAACCTGGGATAATGGAAAGGCAGTTCGGGAGACCCTGGCAGCAGATCTTCCTCTGGCAGTAGATCATTTTAGATATTTCGCTGGAGTTATTCGTGCAGAAGAAGGTTCGGTTGCTGAACTGGATTCTAATACAGTTTGTGTGAATGTTACAGAACCCCTTGGTGTAGTTGGACAGATAATCCCATGGAATTTCCCTATTCTAATGGCTGCATGGAAACTAGCACCTGCATTAGCTGCTGGTAATTGTGTAGTATTAAAACCTGCGGAACAAACGCCAGTTGGAATTATGGTCTGGATGGAATTGATTCAGGATATACTACCAGCAGGTGTGCTGAATATTGTGAATGGATTCGGTGCAGAAGCAGGAAAACCACTGGCTTCAAGTCCGAGGATCGATAAAGTTGCATTCACTGGCGAAACAACAACCGGCCAACTTATCATGCAATATGCCTCTAAGAATATAACTCCGGTAACCTTGGAGTTAGGAGGAAAATCACCAAATGTATTTTTTGAAAGCATCATGGAAGCAGACGATGATTTTTTCGATAAATGTATAGAAGGAGCTGTTATGTTTGCTTTAAATCAGGGTGAAGTTTGTACATGCCCATCAAGATTGCTGGTTCAGGAAAGTATTTATGACCAATTTATTGAACGGGTAATTGAACGTACTAAGGCAATTAAATTAGGCCACCCGTTAGATCCAGAAACCATGATGGGTGCACAGGCCTCCAACGACCAGTATGAAAAAATTTTAAACTACATCAAAATTGGGAAAGAAGAAGGTTGTGAAGTACTAACAGGTGGAGATGCAGCTTACAATGAAGGACTGGATGGTGGATATTACGTGCAGCCTACCATACTTAAAGGAAACAACAAGATGAGGGTTTTTCAGGAGGAGATTTTTGGACCTGTACTTTGCGTTACGACCTTTAAAGATGAAGCTGAAGCTATAGAAATTTCTAATGATACTTTATATGGTTTAGGAGCAGGTGTGTGGACAAGAGATATGCACCAGGCCTATCAAATTTCAAGAGCGATTCAAGCTGGTCGCGTCTGGGTTAATAACTATCATAATTATCCTGCTCACGCTCCTTTTGGAGGCTATAAGAAATCTGGTATTGGCAGAGAAAACCATAAGATGATGCTTAATCATTACAGGCAAACTAAAAATATGCTAATCTCCTATGATAAAAAAGCAATGGGATTTTTCTAA